From the genome of Varibaculum prostatecancerukia, one region includes:
- a CDS encoding DUF5808 domain-containing protein: MKWFGKDIEGQARVLGIPVSGLWLGRSDAVLDGFEPENPRLFIPRKYGLGWDVNLGAVGVRLGLIRPDDSLPDLASYVPTRLKRGIKLTTISGGIGVGFLAVLLSSKEQVLVQRSTRGGSERFITGKQAALAPVVLTTVAALAPQIFRRDDPESEDAVRLANYADLMGVEAMSIAWLAAMRRAGDKQEISRRSMVSIVALWPLVAGACQLAYVKTALARVKSRLHNSGDK, encoded by the coding sequence ATGAAGTGGTTCGGTAAGGACATAGAAGGGCAGGCGCGAGTTTTGGGGATACCTGTTTCCGGGCTGTGGTTGGGGCGCTCTGATGCTGTGCTGGATGGTTTTGAACCAGAGAATCCGCGTTTGTTCATTCCTCGAAAATACGGACTGGGTTGGGACGTTAATCTGGGTGCTGTTGGTGTGCGTTTAGGGCTAATTCGACCCGATGATTCTCTACCGGACTTAGCCAGCTACGTCCCCACACGTCTAAAGCGCGGCATTAAGCTCACCACTATTTCCGGTGGGATTGGGGTTGGGTTCTTGGCGGTACTGCTCAGTAGCAAGGAGCAGGTTCTCGTCCAGCGCTCAACACGCGGAGGCTCTGAAAGATTTATTACCGGCAAGCAGGCTGCGCTAGCTCCAGTGGTTTTAACGACTGTTGCAGCACTAGCGCCACAGATCTTTCGACGCGATGACCCAGAATCCGAAGATGCCGTACGTTTGGCCAATTACGCTGATTTGATGGGTGTTGAAGCCATGTCCATAGCCTGGCTTGCAGCAATGCGCCGGGCTGGTGACAAGCAGGAAATTAGCCGCCGGTCGATGGTGTCCATTGTTGCTTTATGGCCCCTCGTTGCTGGCGCTTGCCAACTCGCTTATGTAAAAACCGCGTTAGCCAGGGTAAAATCCCGGCTGCATAATTCAGGAGACAAGTAA
- a CDS encoding ABC transporter ATP-binding protein encodes MNLAVSTKDLSKTFGKHQVLNNINLRVPTGSCYGFVGANGAGKTTTMRILAGLAGASSGSATVLGVSRGKLPVKPIPGVSYLTDVPQISPWLRAKDALITLARLGGISPDLAAERSDELLNLVNLDKAPGRIGSFSRGMKQRMGIAAALVTAPKLLLIDEPTSALDPIGRADVLGLLRELTGQVTIVFSSHILSDVAKVSTHVGILHRGSLLAQGQLGELVSQQTKHVTLDVTVRSDIATAAAKAIYSLDSAAKIHPTFSGLDELFTKLTKDGGKKS; translated from the coding sequence ATGAATTTAGCAGTCTCTACTAAAGATTTGTCCAAAACCTTCGGTAAGCACCAAGTACTAAACAACATAAACCTTCGAGTTCCTACCGGCTCCTGTTATGGGTTTGTGGGAGCGAACGGGGCTGGTAAAACCACCACCATGAGGATCCTTGCAGGACTGGCCGGAGCCAGTAGTGGTAGCGCCACCGTGCTGGGAGTTAGTCGAGGCAAACTTCCGGTCAAACCGATCCCAGGCGTGTCTTACCTGACTGATGTCCCCCAGATTAGCCCCTGGCTTAGAGCCAAGGACGCGCTCATCACTCTCGCCCGCCTTGGTGGAATCTCCCCAGACCTTGCAGCCGAAAGAAGCGACGAACTACTCAATCTGGTGAACCTTGACAAAGCCCCCGGAAGAATCGGCTCCTTTTCTAGAGGCATGAAGCAACGGATGGGAATAGCAGCAGCACTCGTTACTGCCCCGAAACTACTACTGATAGACGAACCAACCAGCGCTCTTGACCCGATTGGGCGAGCAGATGTTCTGGGGCTACTACGCGAGTTAACCGGGCAGGTAACGATAGTATTTTCCTCCCACATCCTCAGCGATGTCGCTAAAGTCTCTACCCACGTGGGGATCTTGCATCGCGGTAGCCTGCTAGCTCAAGGACAGTTAGGCGAGCTAGTCAGTCAGCAAACAAAACACGTTACGCTAGATGTCACAGTGCGTTCAGACATTGCCACCGCCGCGGCTAAGGCTATCTACAGCCTCGACTCTGCCGCAAAGATTCACCCCACCTTTAGCGGCTTAGATGAACTTTTCACCAAACTAACTAAGGACGGCGGTAAAAAATCGTGA
- a CDS encoding ABC-2 transporter permease — protein sequence MRAAFYKDLIANRTYIAVLGLVLVAISAVGIYANQLIIFPFIFGMIGMLYFTATFARDAESKVHRTILAGPISRNELVNLNFLITLALGVVAFAVTGVLAYLMVETPWENTVLVASFAFAVTLLLTIVQLPLFYKFGPEKAKLFLVAVFIVVFAGSSFIGSNKQAIFEWVAKALTLPPLTNAGILLTVTIVLTAVSLWISRKIMAGKEF from the coding sequence GTGAGAGCTGCATTTTATAAAGACCTTATTGCCAATCGTACATATATAGCTGTTTTAGGTTTGGTGCTCGTTGCGATCAGCGCTGTGGGGATTTATGCAAACCAGTTGATTATCTTTCCGTTTATTTTTGGCATGATTGGGATGCTTTATTTTACGGCCACCTTTGCTCGTGATGCTGAATCCAAGGTGCACCGAACGATTCTTGCCGGACCTATCAGTAGAAACGAGCTCGTTAATCTAAATTTTCTGATTACACTCGCTCTTGGGGTAGTGGCTTTCGCGGTTACAGGTGTTCTTGCCTATTTAATGGTTGAGACCCCTTGGGAAAATACTGTTTTGGTGGCCAGTTTCGCCTTTGCGGTCACTCTGCTGTTGACCATTGTTCAGCTACCGCTGTTTTACAAATTTGGTCCGGAAAAAGCCAAGCTTTTTCTGGTCGCGGTATTCATCGTGGTATTCGCCGGATCATCCTTTATTGGTTCCAACAAACAAGCAATCTTCGAATGGGTAGCAAAAGCCTTAACCCTACCCCCACTCACAAACGCAGGAATACTACTGACCGTGACAATCGTCCTGACCGCAGTATCCCTATGGATAAGTCGAAAGATCATGGCAGGTAAAGAATTCTAA
- a CDS encoding GntR family transcriptional regulator — MDIIVTNASSDPIYAQIKNQLKAAIINDQVAPGDKLPSIRRLASQLRVSVITTKRAYDELELEGFIDSVQGRGSFVASKNTELLKEEQRKKVEDYLKSALASARVAGLSVSDLKELIDLLGGSDECD; from the coding sequence GTGGATATCATCGTTACTAATGCAAGTTCTGATCCGATTTACGCTCAGATTAAGAATCAGCTCAAGGCGGCAATAATCAACGATCAGGTAGCGCCCGGCGACAAGCTGCCGTCGATCCGGCGTTTGGCATCACAGCTTCGCGTGTCGGTGATTACTACCAAGCGCGCCTATGACGAGCTAGAGCTAGAGGGTTTCATTGATTCCGTACAGGGGCGAGGTAGCTTTGTTGCTTCTAAAAACACTGAATTGCTCAAGGAAGAGCAGCGTAAAAAAGTCGAAGACTATTTGAAATCCGCCCTCGCCTCGGCTCGGGTTGCTGGCTTGTCTGTTTCTGATCTGAAAGAGCTGATTGATTTATTAGGAGGATCCGATGAATGTGATTGA
- a CDS encoding PadR family transcriptional regulator, with protein sequence MSESQLRKGAVELIVLGLLSSRPSYGGQLVERFSEEAGLEISTGTLYPLLARLRKSGLVVTAWEESPVGPPRKIYKLAKSGKNRLLQMRREWEALDCAVKRTTQKGIR encoded by the coding sequence GTGTCTGAGTCACAGTTGCGCAAGGGCGCTGTTGAACTGATTGTCCTTGGATTGCTTTCGTCTCGTCCTTCTTATGGGGGGCAGCTTGTAGAGCGTTTTAGTGAGGAAGCGGGGTTGGAGATTTCGACGGGTACGTTATATCCGCTGCTTGCGCGTCTACGTAAATCAGGGTTGGTAGTTACGGCTTGGGAGGAGTCTCCGGTAGGGCCGCCGAGGAAGATTTATAAGCTCGCAAAATCTGGGAAGAATCGCTTATTGCAGATGCGCCGCGAGTGGGAGGCGCTTGATTGTGCTGTGAAGCGAACAACGCAGAAAGGAATACGGTAA
- a CDS encoding Abi family protein, with amino-acid sequence MTKQVKPAATIEQHVDLLRSRGMKVDVALAHQWLANVSYYRLSAYWYPARIMESNGRRRDNFLPGTTFKAAVDLYEADRKLRTLVHDGMERVEITMRTRIGEALCIDDPLGYADPDHFRPSFDHQKWMSTAHRRISRAGRNNEAIKHYRDEYDGKYPFWVLAEVLDFADVSLLFEGLPAKKQLEISEGLNIKINLDELSKNQQRKAITQPPLVRWMEQLTVIRNICAHHGRLWNKSFAPAPTAALRTQPEFALLPEGQSQQVFGALTVMAYLLRVTSPGTSWPDKVTRHIKNSFLPNPLVRPESLGIPSTWFHSL; translated from the coding sequence TTGACCAAGCAGGTGAAACCAGCCGCAACCATTGAACAACATGTTGACTTGTTGCGCTCTCGCGGCATGAAAGTTGATGTCGCGTTGGCTCACCAATGGTTAGCCAACGTTAGTTACTATCGCCTGTCGGCTTATTGGTATCCAGCGCGCATCATGGAATCTAACGGGCGTCGTCGCGACAATTTTCTTCCCGGAACTACGTTTAAGGCTGCTGTTGATTTATACGAGGCAGATAGGAAGCTACGCACGCTTGTACATGACGGGATGGAACGTGTCGAGATAACGATGCGTACTCGTATAGGTGAAGCCTTGTGTATAGACGACCCCCTGGGCTATGCCGACCCTGATCATTTCAGGCCATCGTTCGACCATCAAAAATGGATGTCCACAGCTCATAGACGGATTTCTAGAGCTGGGCGAAACAATGAAGCCATCAAGCACTACCGGGACGAGTATGACGGGAAATATCCGTTCTGGGTGCTAGCAGAGGTACTCGATTTTGCTGATGTCTCCCTCCTCTTTGAAGGGTTACCGGCCAAGAAGCAACTTGAAATATCTGAAGGATTGAACATCAAGATCAATCTTGATGAGTTATCGAAGAATCAGCAGCGCAAAGCTATAACACAGCCCCCCTTGGTGCGGTGGATGGAACAATTAACTGTCATCCGTAATATTTGCGCCCATCATGGGCGATTATGGAACAAGTCTTTTGCCCCGGCACCCACCGCAGCGTTGCGTACCCAACCTGAATTCGCGCTACTCCCTGAAGGTCAAAGCCAGCAGGTTTTCGGCGCATTAACGGTGATGGCGTATTTACTTCGGGTCACCTCTCCCGGGACTTCCTGGCCCGACAAAGTCACACGGCACATCAAAAACTCGTTCCTGCCCAACCCACTGGTACGACCGGAAAGCCTAGGTATACCATCAACCTGGTTTCACTCGCTTTAG
- a CDS encoding PLDc N-terminal domain-containing protein: MNPIDKLLYLPTPALIGVCILIGVQLVAVVWSLICLLRDKRAHIAGLNRLVWLLVIIFGQAIGPIVFLVMYFHEQRQLKVQREYEQKATAKHHQVDASSVVSKLYPKE; this comes from the coding sequence ATGAACCCTATAGATAAACTGTTGTATTTGCCAACCCCAGCATTGATAGGGGTTTGCATCCTTATAGGAGTGCAACTGGTAGCGGTGGTCTGGTCTTTGATTTGCTTACTGCGCGATAAGCGAGCTCACATTGCCGGCTTAAATCGCCTAGTGTGGCTCTTGGTTATCATCTTTGGCCAAGCGATTGGGCCAATCGTCTTTTTGGTTATGTACTTTCACGAACAAAGACAGCTTAAGGTGCAGCGCGAATACGAACAGAAGGCTACAGCCAAACATCACCAGGTTGATGCGAGTTCAGTGGTAAGCAAGCTGTATCCGAAGGAATGA
- a CDS encoding sodium:proton antiporter codes for MGKSNARVRNRLMLVAVGLLIAAICFAVFGFTHVISPVTAIGNTAGFLVTSLVVGFFALRK; via the coding sequence ATGGGAAAGAGTAATGCGCGAGTGCGTAACCGGTTGATGTTGGTAGCCGTTGGGCTATTAATTGCAGCTATCTGTTTTGCTGTTTTCGGGTTCACGCACGTGATTTCTCCGGTCACCGCTATCGGAAATACTGCTGGTTTTCTGGTAACTAGCCTGGTCGTAGGTTTTTTCGCGCTGCGTAAATGA
- a CDS encoding GntR family transcriptional regulator: MELNSAIPIWSQLRDEFSRRITTGSWPPGSKIPSVRDLAQMVGANPNTVQRALSELEREGLAVSERTAGRFVTQDQDKIWLTRQKVFREHTDKFAATMKKAGATLPQTLDLVEKQWKQGESHD, translated from the coding sequence ATGGAGCTAAACTCAGCGATTCCGATCTGGAGCCAGCTGCGCGACGAATTTTCTCGCCGCATCACCACCGGAAGCTGGCCACCGGGAAGCAAGATTCCCAGTGTGCGCGACCTGGCGCAAATGGTGGGCGCCAATCCGAATACGGTGCAGCGCGCCCTATCCGAACTAGAACGCGAAGGACTGGCGGTATCAGAACGTACTGCGGGACGGTTTGTCACCCAAGATCAGGACAAGATCTGGCTGACTCGCCAGAAAGTATTCCGGGAGCACACCGACAAGTTCGCCGCCACCATGAAAAAAGCTGGGGCTACCCTACCCCAAACACTCGACTTAGTAGAAAAACAATGGAAGCAGGGAGAATCTCATGACTGA
- a CDS encoding ABC transporter ATP-binding protein, which translates to MASPSTASAAPQQAVPAIEIKGVSKFYGSQIGLANANLTLPSGGIVGLMGPNGCGKTTLMKILAGVMQDYEGEVRLFGKTPGAETKAFTSYLPDSSLLADSLTPRSAIRQYQDFFTDFDSAKAYEMVDFFRLPADRKLSAMSKGMREKLQVALIMSRNARVYLLDEPISGVDPAARDVILRAVISRFNPQAVMLLSTHLISDVEPVVSTAVFMSAGQVFLTGDADQLRSTYQTSLDGLFRGMYR; encoded by the coding sequence ATGGCGAGCCCTTCAACCGCCAGCGCCGCTCCCCAGCAGGCTGTGCCCGCTATCGAAATAAAGGGAGTGTCGAAGTTTTACGGCTCCCAGATCGGGCTGGCCAACGCCAACCTAACTTTGCCAAGCGGGGGCATAGTCGGCCTCATGGGGCCAAACGGGTGCGGAAAAACGACCTTAATGAAAATCTTGGCGGGGGTGATGCAAGATTACGAGGGCGAGGTTCGGCTTTTCGGGAAAACTCCCGGAGCAGAAACCAAAGCTTTCACCTCCTACCTACCCGACAGTTCTTTGCTGGCTGATAGCCTCACTCCGCGCTCGGCAATCCGCCAATACCAGGATTTCTTCACCGATTTCGATTCGGCGAAAGCCTACGAAATGGTAGATTTTTTCCGTCTTCCGGCCGATCGAAAGCTATCGGCAATGTCCAAAGGGATGCGCGAAAAACTCCAAGTAGCGCTGATCATGTCGCGAAATGCGCGCGTCTATCTGCTGGATGAGCCCATTAGCGGGGTAGATCCGGCGGCCCGGGACGTCATCTTGCGGGCAGTTATTTCCCGCTTCAATCCCCAGGCAGTGATGCTGCTATCTACCCACCTGATCAGCGATGTCGAGCCCGTAGTCTCTACTGCCGTCTTCATGTCGGCAGGACAAGTATTTTTAACCGGAGATGCAGACCAACTCCGCAGCACCTATCAAACCAGTCTGGACGGACTATTTAGGGGGATGTACCGATGA
- a CDS encoding ABC transporter ATP-binding protein: MNVIEINGLVKKYPGFTLGPLNLEVPQGAIVGFVGENGAGKSTTLRLILGLAHPEAGTINLLGQPAGADHPQAHERVGVVFDDISLPDSFTVKNAGEFGKRLYKSWDGQTYASYLQRFHLTSSKRVGELSRGMRMKLGLAMALSHAADLLIFDEATSGLDPVIRDEVLDIMLEFIEDPTHSILFSSHIVSDIEKAADYVAFIREGKLKFMEQKDELLDSWRIVALTNEQANQLDSKQVLGRRRHDFGQEVIVRTGAVPAGVQAGRPTIEDIMVYTIKGEDQ; encoded by the coding sequence ATGAATGTGATTGAAATCAACGGACTAGTGAAAAAGTATCCAGGTTTCACGCTCGGTCCGCTTAACCTTGAAGTTCCCCAGGGGGCAATTGTGGGTTTCGTGGGCGAGAACGGTGCTGGTAAATCCACAACGCTGCGTTTGATTTTAGGTCTTGCTCACCCCGAAGCCGGGACAATAAACCTTTTGGGGCAGCCTGCCGGTGCAGATCACCCACAAGCGCATGAACGAGTCGGGGTAGTATTTGACGATATTAGCCTGCCAGATAGTTTTACTGTTAAGAATGCTGGCGAGTTCGGCAAGCGCCTGTACAAGAGTTGGGATGGGCAAACATACGCTAGTTACCTGCAGCGTTTTCATCTTACTTCGTCTAAGCGAGTAGGTGAGCTCTCTCGAGGTATGCGGATGAAGCTGGGGCTAGCGATGGCGCTTTCCCATGCAGCGGATTTGCTGATTTTTGATGAGGCTACCAGTGGTTTGGATCCGGTGATTCGTGATGAGGTGCTTGATATTATGCTTGAATTTATCGAAGATCCGACCCACTCGATTCTGTTTTCGTCTCACATCGTTTCCGATATTGAAAAAGCCGCTGACTACGTGGCTTTCATCCGTGAGGGCAAGTTGAAGTTCATGGAACAAAAAGATGAACTCTTAGATTCTTGGCGAATCGTAGCGTTGACCAATGAGCAGGCAAACCAGCTTGATTCCAAGCAAGTATTAGGGCGTCGCCGTCATGATTTTGGTCAAGAAGTAATCGTCCGCACCGGGGCAGTTCCTGCTGGTGTGCAAGCTGGTAGACCGACGATTGAGGACATCATGGTCTACACGATTAAAGGAGAAGATCAGTGA